In Mesoaciditoga lauensis cd-1655R = DSM 25116, one genomic interval encodes:
- a CDS encoding single-stranded DNA-binding protein yields MNYNKVILVGRITHDPELKATTSGTEIVNFQLAVNRYGKDKQADFFRIVCFGRSAEFVSTYVKKGTLLLVEGSLRNNVWEDSTGQKRSNTEIIANRVEIMEKKGSNTFEEAPSTPDEEPEEDIPEINEGEELEGDEGDEIPF; encoded by the coding sequence TTGAACTATAACAAGGTAATTCTTGTTGGAAGGATAACTCACGATCCGGAGCTGAAAGCCACAACAAGTGGAACCGAGATCGTCAATTTTCAGCTTGCCGTTAACAGATATGGAAAAGACAAACAGGCTGATTTCTTCAGAATAGTTTGTTTTGGAAGAAGCGCCGAGTTTGTCAGTACATACGTAAAAAAGGGAACACTCTTGTTGGTTGAAGGCAGCTTAAGAAACAATGTGTGGGAAGACAGCACTGGACAAAAACGTAGTAACACCGAGATCATAGCCAACAGAGTGGAAATTATGGAGAAAAAAGGTAGCAATACGTTCGAAGAAGCCCCGAGCACTCCTGATGAGGAACCCGAAGAGGATATTCCCGAAATAAACGAGGGAGAAGAACTCGAAGGCGACGAGGGCGACGAAATACCTTTTTGA
- the rpsR gene encoding 30S ribosomal protein S18: MAGKPRMRKKRKCMFCSNKVTYIDYKDLKVLKKYMSDKGKILPKRVTGTCAKHQRMLSKAIKRARQMALLPYTKN; the protein is encoded by the coding sequence ATGGCAGGAAAGCCAAGAATGAGAAAAAAAAGAAAATGCATGTTCTGTTCAAATAAAGTTACGTATATAGATTATAAAGACCTGAAGGTTTTAAAAAAATACATGAGTGATAAAGGTAAAATCTTACCAAAGAGAGTTACAGGTACGTGCGCTAAACACCAAAGAATGCTTTCAAAAGCCATAAAGCGCGCAAGACAGATGGCGTTACTACCTTACACCAAGAACTAA
- the rplI gene encoding 50S ribosomal protein L9, giving the protein MKVLLLQDVKGLGKSGDIVKASDGYARNYLIPKKMAVVATPDVVKKVELQRKAQEKKRQEEIKKASEKLNELMKGVLVIHAKAGKGEKLYGAVTSADIAKKISEYLGEEFDRKNIDMEPIKSLGTFDVKIKLGNGVSGKIKVKVEREETEKN; this is encoded by the coding sequence GTGAAAGTTTTGCTCTTACAAGACGTAAAAGGGCTTGGAAAAAGTGGAGATATAGTTAAAGCGTCTGATGGCTACGCGAGGAATTATCTTATTCCAAAAAAGATGGCCGTGGTTGCCACACCAGATGTCGTAAAAAAAGTCGAATTACAAAGAAAAGCTCAAGAAAAGAAACGGCAAGAGGAGATCAAAAAGGCCAGTGAGAAATTAAACGAACTTATGAAAGGTGTACTCGTGATCCATGCCAAAGCAGGTAAAGGAGAAAAGCTTTACGGAGCCGTAACTTCCGCTGATATTGCTAAAAAGATATCAGAGTACCTGGGCGAAGAGTTCGATAGAAAAAATATAGATATGGAACCTATAAAGAGTTTGGGAACCTTTGATGTCAAAATCAAACTTGGAAACGGTGTATCTGGTAAGATAAAGGTAAAAGTGGAGCGTGAGGAGACAGAGAAAAATTGA
- a CDS encoding MBL fold metallo-hydrolase — MISSKALYSTWMYYSPDRMLIDCGEGASTYLGNKAFAVKRVFITHGHADHIAGLWGLVNTRNNAMGDKEKALEIYYPKGGKSVEEFLDFILRVNSDLKYNLTIKPLELGEEIVLHRTGSAQRVIRPFRTHHTVSEISFGYNIYEKRKKLKEEYRSLSQKEIMELVKEVGREKITLEYEHKILTVSGDATPIKVENAWETDVLVHEATFLDEGDRKGNNHSSVKEVLELAKKAHVKSVILYHISTRYERKVKRLINKAIEEVNIEIPVMYVHPSRIFTMN, encoded by the coding sequence ATGATATCCTCAAAAGCCCTCTACTCCACCTGGATGTATTATTCTCCAGACCGCATGCTCATAGATTGTGGAGAAGGAGCGAGCACTTACCTTGGAAACAAGGCTTTTGCCGTTAAGCGTGTGTTTATAACCCATGGACACGCGGATCATATAGCAGGTTTGTGGGGATTGGTTAATACCAGAAACAACGCAATGGGTGATAAAGAAAAAGCGCTCGAGATCTACTATCCAAAAGGCGGAAAATCCGTAGAAGAATTCTTAGATTTTATATTGAGGGTTAACAGTGACCTTAAATACAATCTAACGATAAAGCCCTTGGAACTCGGTGAAGAAATCGTACTTCATAGGACAGGCTCAGCGCAAAGGGTTATAAGACCGTTTAGAACTCATCATACGGTGAGCGAAATAAGCTTTGGATACAACATTTACGAAAAGCGGAAAAAGCTCAAAGAAGAGTACAGGTCCCTTTCGCAGAAAGAAATAATGGAGTTGGTTAAAGAAGTCGGAAGAGAAAAGATAACGCTGGAGTACGAACATAAGATTTTAACGGTGAGCGGGGACGCTACACCTATAAAAGTGGAAAACGCTTGGGAAACCGATGTGCTTGTCCATGAAGCCACTTTTTTGGATGAAGGTGATAGAAAAGGAAACAACCATTCATCTGTCAAAGAAGTGTTGGAGCTCGCCAAAAAAGCCCATGTAAAATCCGTCATACTTTATCACATCTCGACGCGTTACGAAAGAAAAGTGAAAAGGTTGATAAACAAGGCCATAGAGGAAGTAAACATAGAGATTCCCGTGATGTACGTCCATCCGTCAAGGATTTTTACCATGAATTGA
- a CDS encoding NfeD family protein produces the protein MGFLAMWIVLGLVLCTAEIFIPSFFIFWFGLGAFAAGIVSIFFGFVIQLVIFITVSALLVIFTRPIVLNILLRHESPKKINIDEIIGKKAIVIEHINPLEDTGKVKINGEIWRAMTVDGSSVEIGNYVKIVRVEGTLLKVKKEG, from the coding sequence ATGGGTTTCCTTGCAATGTGGATCGTGTTGGGTTTGGTTTTGTGTACGGCTGAAATTTTCATTCCCTCATTTTTCATCTTTTGGTTCGGCTTGGGGGCGTTCGCTGCTGGCATAGTTTCCATTTTCTTCGGTTTTGTAATTCAATTGGTGATTTTTATAACCGTTTCTGCACTTCTTGTCATCTTCACTAGACCTATCGTGTTGAACATTCTCCTGCGACACGAATCTCCAAAAAAGATAAATATAGACGAAATAATAGGGAAAAAAGCAATAGTCATAGAACACATAAACCCTCTTGAAGATACCGGAAAAGTGAAGATAAACGGTGAAATATGGAGGGCAATGACCGTTGATGGATCATCTGTTGAAATAGGAAACTACGTGAAAATTGTTAGGGTTGAGGGTACCTTGCTCAAAGTAAAAAAGGAGGGATAA
- a CDS encoding SPFH domain-containing protein, which produces MNIIGMSVIALVILIFLLILAAKGIKTVRPYEKGLIERLGKFRREVDSGLHLIIPFFDRMIKVDMREHVIDVPPQEVITKDNVVVAVDAVIYYEVSDAFKVVYNVKNFESAAIKLAQTNLRNVIGELELDQTLTSRERVNAKLREVLDEATDKWGVRITRVELKKIDPPKDITDAMSQQMKAERTKRAAILEAEGIKQSKILEAEGQKKSAILRAEGQAAAIEKMADAQKYKLQIEAEGQALAIMKVFDAIHSGNPTPDLLTVKYLEALGTIANGKSTKIFLPFETSGVLSSLGAIGEMFKKIENDKGEEKA; this is translated from the coding sequence ATGAACATAATAGGAATGAGCGTAATTGCTTTGGTGATTCTCATCTTCTTACTCATTTTGGCCGCAAAGGGAATAAAAACTGTGCGTCCTTATGAAAAAGGGCTAATAGAAAGGCTGGGAAAGTTTAGAAGAGAAGTAGATTCTGGCCTCCACCTGATAATTCCATTTTTTGATAGAATGATAAAAGTTGACATGCGGGAGCATGTGATAGATGTTCCGCCGCAGGAAGTTATAACAAAAGATAACGTTGTTGTAGCTGTAGATGCCGTCATATACTATGAAGTTTCAGACGCTTTTAAAGTGGTATACAACGTTAAAAATTTTGAATCGGCTGCGATCAAACTGGCACAAACGAATTTGAGAAACGTCATCGGAGAGTTGGAGCTGGATCAAACGCTTACTTCGCGTGAAAGGGTAAACGCAAAATTGAGAGAAGTGTTGGACGAAGCAACGGATAAATGGGGTGTAAGGATAACCAGAGTTGAGCTTAAAAAGATAGATCCTCCAAAGGACATCACCGATGCGATGAGCCAGCAGATGAAAGCCGAACGTACTAAGAGAGCTGCCATATTGGAAGCAGAAGGGATAAAACAATCTAAAATCTTGGAAGCGGAAGGCCAAAAGAAATCTGCTATTTTGAGAGCTGAAGGGCAGGCTGCGGCCATAGAAAAGATGGCTGACGCTCAGAAGTACAAATTACAAATAGAAGCAGAAGGTCAAGCGTTAGCCATAATGAAAGTATTTGATGCCATTCATTCAGGAAATCCAACGCCCGATCTTTTAACGGTAAAATATCTTGAGGCTCTTGGAACCATTGCAAATGGGAAATCAACGAAGATATTCCTGCCTTTTGAAACCTCTGGTGTTCTTTCAAGCCTTGGTGCTATTGGGGAGATGTTCAAAAAAATAGAAAACGATAAGGGGGAGGAAAAAGCGTAA
- the fliW gene encoding flagellar assembly protein FliW, protein MEAKTKLGTFEIDEKEIILFKNGLPGFENLRRFCLISRADTEPIKWLVSLEDERVALPVVDPWIILGDYSFELNKETLGKLENPTKDRTLVMVVIDLHSENVSANMAAPIVINLDKGVGEQIILEDERYSIRHPLKGGK, encoded by the coding sequence ATGGAAGCTAAAACGAAATTGGGTACTTTTGAAATAGACGAAAAAGAGATCATCCTTTTCAAAAATGGATTGCCAGGATTTGAAAACTTGCGAAGATTTTGCTTGATTTCCCGTGCAGACACAGAGCCAATAAAGTGGCTTGTTTCTTTGGAAGATGAACGCGTTGCTTTGCCCGTCGTGGATCCCTGGATAATATTAGGTGACTATTCTTTCGAATTGAACAAAGAAACTCTGGGAAAATTGGAAAACCCAACAAAAGATCGGACATTGGTGATGGTCGTCATAGACCTTCATTCGGAAAACGTGAGCGCTAACATGGCTGCACCCATCGTTATAAATCTGGACAAAGGTGTTGGAGAGCAAATCATATTGGAAGATGAAAGATATTCCATTAGGCACCCCTTAAAAGGCGGGAAGTGA
- the csrA gene encoding carbon storage regulator CsrA, which translates to MLVLRRKIGEGIIIGKNVIIRILDIEQGDVKIGIEAPKDVKILREELYKEIANTNVEAKDFNISRAKDLFRKGE; encoded by the coding sequence ATGCTCGTTCTTAGGAGAAAAATTGGAGAGGGGATAATAATCGGAAAGAACGTGATAATTCGTATCCTTGATATAGAACAAGGCGATGTTAAAATCGGCATAGAAGCACCAAAAGACGTAAAAATTCTAAGGGAAGAACTTTACAAAGAAATCGCGAATACCAACGTTGAGGCGAAGGATTTCAACATATCCCGTGCAAAAGATCTTTTCAGAAAGGGTGAGTAA
- the gatC gene encoding Asp-tRNA(Asn)/Glu-tRNA(Gln) amidotransferase subunit GatC has translation MDITNKLVEHLENLAKLKLTEKEVENLKKDMASILDYMKLLDEVDVEGYEAMRSPVKENMKPREDVPIPSDPSKILREAPKLEKNLIKVSSIHATK, from the coding sequence ATGGATATAACAAATAAATTGGTTGAACATTTGGAAAACCTTGCAAAACTTAAATTGACTGAAAAAGAAGTTGAAAATCTAAAAAAAGACATGGCAAGCATTTTGGACTACATGAAACTCTTAGACGAAGTTGATGTTGAAGGGTATGAAGCTATGAGAAGCCCCGTGAAGGAAAATATGAAGCCGAGAGAAGACGTTCCAATTCCTTCTGATCCATCTAAAATATTGAGAGAAGCTCCAAAACTCGAAAAGAATTTGATAAAAGTTTCCTCTATTCATGCAACAAAATAA
- a CDS encoding YraN family protein, giving the protein MQQNNTSLGKLGEDLACEYLKKSHYKIIERNFRTKFGEIDIIAKRKKQLVFVEVKYGSKDAYLRVNRKKFEKISFTAQMFLREKGDFGTNSYRIDVIAVTKEREIFHFEDVAKDFWR; this is encoded by the coding sequence ATGCAACAAAATAACACTTCCCTTGGAAAGTTGGGAGAGGACCTGGCATGCGAGTATCTTAAAAAGTCCCACTACAAGATAATAGAAAGAAATTTCAGGACGAAATTTGGAGAGATAGACATCATAGCCAAAAGGAAAAAGCAGCTGGTGTTTGTGGAAGTTAAGTACGGATCAAAGGATGCGTATTTGCGCGTTAACAGAAAAAAATTCGAAAAGATCTCATTCACGGCCCAGATGTTCTTAAGAGAAAAGGGAGATTTTGGCACGAATTCCTACAGAATAGATGTCATCGCGGTTACAAAGGAAAGAGAAATCTTCCATTTTGAAGACGTGGCAAAAGACTTTTGGAGGTGA
- a CDS encoding alanyl-tRNA editing protein, protein MKGTHFTKPTEAEIEVLKVWEGKGKYYAELASSPFYPDGFGGQIGDRGFIGEAQVLYVPSEKVVEIDKPIEKGTFLAKTDIKRREEIARQHTAQHILSAAMEKLFDAQTVGFHMGEDSTTVDIDSDVTVDFEKVMEVSNDVILSDLEVKEIITSPEEAKNYDLRKLSDKAIKSGEVRIIKIGEFDLNACGGFHVSRTGEIGSVRITHSERVKGNLTRIWFVAGKRALNDCLEKEKVLNESSRLFDASWRDLKKRIEKTLSELKEKNSKLKKTAQSLGEYTAKEIKPNDILKVDEIVASYVSRSRQDIPYLLIFSPNNATVCIPQKSKEEVMKWARNEGFKGGGKGPVYRFAFDDFSKFKNSFLDFVKEK, encoded by the coding sequence GTGAAAGGTACGCATTTTACAAAGCCAACAGAGGCTGAAATAGAAGTCTTGAAGGTATGGGAAGGGAAAGGAAAATATTACGCAGAATTGGCTTCCAGCCCATTCTATCCTGATGGGTTTGGAGGCCAAATAGGTGACAGAGGATTTATAGGCGAAGCTCAGGTTTTATACGTGCCCAGCGAAAAGGTTGTGGAAATAGATAAGCCTATAGAAAAAGGAACCTTTTTGGCAAAAACAGATATCAAAAGAAGAGAAGAAATAGCTCGCCAGCACACGGCGCAGCACATATTATCCGCGGCGATGGAAAAATTGTTTGATGCCCAAACTGTGGGGTTTCATATGGGGGAAGATTCCACGACTGTGGATATCGATTCAGATGTTACCGTAGATTTTGAAAAGGTGATGGAAGTATCAAACGATGTTATTTTAAGCGATTTAGAGGTGAAAGAAATTATCACTTCCCCTGAGGAAGCCAAAAATTACGACTTGAGAAAGCTCTCAGATAAAGCCATAAAATCTGGTGAAGTGAGAATTATAAAGATCGGAGAATTCGATCTGAACGCTTGCGGTGGATTCCATGTTTCAAGAACGGGGGAAATTGGAAGTGTTAGAATCACCCATTCGGAACGTGTCAAAGGCAACCTCACCAGGATTTGGTTTGTGGCTGGAAAAAGAGCTTTAAACGACTGTTTGGAAAAAGAGAAAGTGCTTAATGAAAGTTCAAGGCTGTTCGATGCCTCTTGGAGAGACCTCAAAAAGCGAATAGAAAAAACGCTTTCCGAATTGAAAGAGAAGAATTCAAAGCTCAAAAAAACCGCCCAATCGCTCGGTGAATACACGGCAAAAGAGATAAAACCAAACGATATTTTGAAAGTAGATGAAATCGTTGCATCCTACGTATCACGTTCAAGGCAGGACATTCCTTATCTGTTGATTTTTTCTCCGAATAACGCAACGGTTTGTATTCCACAAAAAAGCAAAGAAGAAGTGATGAAGTGGGCTCGCAACGAAGGATTTAAAGGTGGTGGAAAAGGGCCGGTATATCGCTTTGCCTTTGACGACTTCTCAAAATTCAAAAATTCATTTTTGGATTTCGTAAAAGAAAAATGA
- a CDS encoding UDP-N-acetylglucosamine--N-acetylmuramyl-(pentapeptide) pyrophosphoryl-undecaprenol N-acetylglucosamine transferase yields the protein MHTQQKERVRGIFAAGVTGGHIYPALAVAKEIEKIHPLRALFVGTGRGAEKNIYNENFPFEHIALKSSGSDKSRISYLYFNSTALLKALVVLKKNHPDFVFTTGGYVGGIVGYAAHILKIPIFLHESNFEVGIANKKLSPYTEISFCAFEQSKKDLNNPYVCGTPVRDSFFLPRDEEFKKSFGDKTVLVFGGSEGSDFLDEIAKSLSTKLREVKFIHTGKKKVEAPNVTHFDYIQDMAYFMRNVNLVICRAGASTLAELIASKTPSILVPWKGALNSHQMKNAEYLESISAAFMVDEEKTSISQFQELVQKALQPQVNSFMREQLKKISPSSSPAKIIAEKILEHIL from the coding sequence TTGCATACTCAGCAGAAAGAGAGGGTTAGAGGAATTTTTGCCGCCGGCGTAACCGGCGGACACATATATCCTGCCCTTGCCGTTGCGAAAGAAATCGAGAAAATTCATCCGTTGCGTGCTTTATTTGTAGGAACTGGTAGAGGCGCTGAAAAGAACATATACAATGAAAATTTTCCCTTTGAACATATCGCGTTGAAAAGCAGTGGCAGCGACAAATCTCGTATCTCTTATTTGTATTTCAACTCCACAGCGCTCCTTAAAGCTCTTGTCGTGTTGAAAAAAAATCATCCCGATTTCGTCTTCACGACGGGTGGCTACGTGGGAGGCATAGTGGGTTATGCTGCCCATATCTTGAAAATTCCAATTTTTCTTCATGAATCTAACTTTGAAGTGGGAATAGCCAACAAAAAGCTTTCACCTTACACCGAGATCTCCTTTTGTGCATTTGAACAATCTAAGAAGGATTTAAACAATCCTTACGTGTGCGGTACGCCAGTTAGAGACAGTTTTTTCCTACCGAGAGATGAAGAATTTAAGAAGAGTTTCGGAGATAAAACCGTTTTGGTATTTGGTGGAAGTGAAGGATCGGACTTTTTGGATGAAATCGCAAAAAGTCTTTCTACGAAATTGAGGGAAGTTAAATTCATTCACACAGGTAAAAAAAAGGTGGAAGCGCCAAACGTAACACATTTCGATTACATTCAAGATATGGCGTATTTCATGAGAAATGTGAATTTGGTCATTTGTAGGGCTGGGGCAAGCACACTGGCAGAGCTTATCGCTTCTAAAACGCCATCCATTTTGGTACCCTGGAAAGGGGCGTTGAACTCCCATCAAATGAAGAATGCAGAGTATTTGGAAAGCATTTCCGCCGCCTTTATGGTTGATGAAGAAAAAACGAGTATTTCACAATTTCAAGAATTGGTGCAAAAAGCCCTCCAACCTCAAGTGAATTCTTTCATGAGAGAACAGCTGAAAAAAATTTCCCCTTCATCTTCTCCCGCTAAAATCATCGCAGAAAAGATATTAGAACACATCTTGTAA
- a CDS encoding FtsW/RodA/SpoVE family cell cycle protein has protein sequence MEKDISKILILLSTIMATGLIILYSASYIAAYKYPFPSPDYYFKRQLSAILIGTLLMIFTSFFNYKKHESYTGIYYVLTILALLSVFFSHGVMGSHRWISLGPFSFQSSEFAKIFLIIYLSSYVSRQEEGRMRTFVGGVFEPLVKLSPIYLLVFLEPDLSTTTLLIVLTLFILYVMGARLYHILSIFGLGGLLVWGAYVGGFLHSYQKERLSSFLSLLTTGHTNYQLSMALSAISHGGIIGNGPAGGVYKFYMPVQFSDFIFATFGEEFGLLGISLLLLLYYLLIREIIHVALKIEDDMFARTYITGFGLLVAFQILLNAGVSLGVLPVTGVTLPFVSYGGSSIVSLMGGMGVIINIAYSAEREG, from the coding sequence ATGGAGAAAGACATATCTAAGATCTTAATACTTCTTTCAACGATAATGGCAACAGGACTCATAATCCTGTACAGTGCCAGTTATATAGCGGCTTACAAATATCCATTTCCATCGCCTGACTATTATTTCAAACGCCAGTTATCGGCCATCCTTATCGGCACTTTGCTGATGATTTTTACATCTTTTTTCAACTACAAAAAACATGAATCTTACACTGGCATCTATTACGTTCTCACCATTTTGGCTCTCCTCTCTGTCTTCTTTTCTCATGGAGTTATGGGATCACACAGATGGATATCACTTGGCCCTTTCTCTTTTCAAAGCTCTGAATTTGCAAAGATATTCTTGATAATATACCTCTCTTCTTACGTATCTCGTCAAGAAGAAGGACGCATGAGAACTTTTGTTGGCGGAGTGTTTGAACCTTTGGTGAAATTGAGCCCCATATACCTTCTTGTCTTTTTAGAGCCGGATTTGAGTACAACCACCCTTCTTATCGTGTTAACGCTCTTTATCCTTTACGTGATGGGGGCAAGACTGTATCATATTCTATCTATATTTGGTCTCGGTGGTCTTTTGGTATGGGGAGCTTACGTTGGGGGATTTTTACATTCGTACCAAAAAGAGAGACTTTCCTCCTTTTTAAGCCTTTTAACCACGGGGCACACAAATTACCAGCTTTCAATGGCCCTTTCCGCTATAAGCCATGGGGGAATAATAGGCAATGGGCCGGCTGGAGGAGTTTACAAATTCTACATGCCGGTTCAATTCAGCGATTTCATATTCGCTACCTTTGGAGAGGAATTCGGATTGCTTGGAATATCCTTGCTGTTGTTACTCTACTATCTGTTGATAAGGGAGATAATTCATGTCGCGTTGAAAATTGAAGACGATATGTTTGCGAGAACGTACATAACCGGTTTTGGACTTCTGGTGGCTTTTCAAATTCTTTTGAATGCTGGAGTTTCGCTTGGGGTATTACCGGTCACGGGTGTAACTTTACCCTTTGTAAGCTACGGAGGAAGCTCTATAGTCTCCTTGATGGGAGGAATGGGGGTGATCATAAACATTGCATACTCAGCAGAAAGAGAGGGTTAG
- the murD gene encoding UDP-N-acetylmuramoyl-L-alanine--D-glutamate ligase: MRFSLIGYGVSTKEIMRFIAKKRLGEVFVSEAKQISEEDKEELSRYNVEYEEGKNTSRASQADVVVYSPSVRPESDILKMARSNGAQVMGEMEFSWRYAVNPANPQVVAITGSNGKTTTVSLLDHILTCAKAPHFTGGNIGVASIKYDGSPICIFEVSSFQLMGIEEFHPNIGAILNISPNHLDWHKDMDEYVTAKMKLSTSDVFLYNADSKFIPASDGIVISKDFGDVFIDEENKSFWLDGREYTVSSRLQGLHNVYNAAFAATMAALLKVPAETIEEGINSFSPLAHRQEFVVESNGVVYINDSKSTTSESTIAALKNFKSSIVIIGGRPKEKDYSYLADEIRKRAKFAIIMGEMVPMMESVLNGFPHEKANDLQEAVQMARKIARENDVVLFSPAATSFDMFKNYKERGEAFKRIVLNGERHI; this comes from the coding sequence ATGCGTTTTTCGTTGATAGGATACGGTGTAAGTACCAAAGAGATCATGAGGTTTATCGCTAAAAAAAGACTTGGAGAGGTATTCGTCTCCGAAGCCAAGCAAATCTCAGAGGAGGATAAAGAAGAACTTTCACGTTACAACGTGGAATATGAAGAAGGCAAAAACACTTCCAGAGCTTCCCAGGCGGATGTTGTCGTTTATAGCCCCTCTGTTAGGCCGGAAAGCGATATATTAAAGATGGCCAGATCAAACGGTGCACAAGTGATGGGAGAAATGGAATTTTCATGGCGGTACGCCGTAAATCCTGCTAATCCGCAAGTTGTAGCCATAACAGGTTCAAATGGGAAAACAACGACAGTTTCTCTACTCGATCACATTCTCACTTGTGCAAAGGCTCCGCATTTTACAGGAGGAAACATTGGAGTTGCATCGATAAAATATGATGGTTCTCCCATTTGTATCTTTGAAGTGAGTAGCTTTCAATTGATGGGAATAGAGGAATTTCATCCGAATATAGGGGCAATTTTGAACATTTCGCCAAATCATTTAGATTGGCATAAGGATATGGATGAATACGTAACGGCAAAGATGAAATTATCCACATCGGACGTGTTTTTGTACAACGCCGATAGCAAATTCATTCCTGCCAGCGACGGAATTGTAATTTCGAAGGATTTTGGCGATGTTTTCATAGATGAGGAAAACAAGAGCTTTTGGTTGGATGGAAGGGAATACACTGTTTCATCCAGGCTTCAAGGACTTCATAACGTTTACAATGCAGCTTTTGCGGCAACAATGGCAGCTTTGCTGAAAGTGCCAGCTGAAACGATAGAAGAAGGAATAAATAGTTTTTCTCCTCTTGCTCACAGGCAGGAGTTCGTTGTGGAATCTAACGGTGTGGTTTACATAAACGATTCTAAATCCACAACATCGGAATCCACGATAGCAGCTTTGAAAAATTTTAAATCTTCCATAGTCATAATAGGAGGAAGGCCAAAAGAGAAAGATTATTCCTATTTGGCGGACGAAATAAGAAAAAGGGCAAAGTTTGCTATAATCATGGGAGAAATGGTTCCTATGATGGAAAGCGTGCTAAATGGATTCCCTCACGAAAAAGCAAATGATCTTCAAGAAGCTGTGCAAATGGCACGAAAAATCGCCAGAGAAAACGATGTGGTGCTTTTTAGCCCCGCGGCAACTTCTTTTGACATGTTCAAAAATTATAAAGAACGCGGAGAAGCGTTTAAAAGGATCGTTTTAAATGGAGAAAGACATATCTAA
- the mraY gene encoding phospho-N-acetylmuramoyl-pentapeptide-transferase: MKWIYETSLSFVLTLVLIHLFIAWQKKRKIGQHVRSDGPQMHNYKEGTPTMAGLVFVSVFMVVSLVFNKSIENAFLVLSTFSFFVIGYIDGVMKILKSKSEGLKSYQKLILQIATAVFLYLVSQNIFPHTYTVIPFLGKLEMGWFYPIFTITFLVGMSNSSNITDGLDGLAGGVYFIGALGLAVFSLYKGFPLTTTLTSMSAVLAFLFFNVKPAKIFMGDVGSLALGGYIGALGMLYGYEFWMMLLFSIFVIELVCDTIQIISLRYFHRRVFRMAPIHHHYEMKGQSENRVTLSFLAVELAIMSGSVGMLCVFR; encoded by the coding sequence ATGAAGTGGATATACGAAACGTCTTTATCTTTTGTCTTAACTCTCGTTTTAATTCATCTTTTTATCGCGTGGCAGAAGAAGAGAAAGATAGGCCAGCACGTAAGAAGTGACGGGCCTCAGATGCACAACTACAAAGAAGGTACGCCAACGATGGCGGGACTCGTCTTTGTAAGCGTGTTCATGGTGGTATCGCTGGTATTTAACAAGAGCATCGAAAACGCTTTTCTCGTGCTGTCAACATTCTCGTTTTTCGTTATAGGCTATATCGATGGCGTTATGAAAATCTTGAAGTCAAAATCAGAAGGGTTGAAAAGCTACCAAAAGTTGATTTTGCAAATTGCCACTGCGGTATTTTTGTATCTGGTTTCCCAAAATATTTTTCCTCATACCTACACCGTAATCCCGTTTTTAGGAAAATTGGAAATGGGATGGTTTTATCCGATATTCACCATCACCTTCTTGGTTGGCATGTCGAATTCTTCAAATATAACGGATGGCTTGGATGGACTTGCGGGAGGGGTTTATTTTATAGGTGCGCTGGGGCTTGCCGTTTTTTCACTTTACAAGGGCTTTCCCCTTACAACCACTCTTACAAGTATGAGCGCTGTTTTGGCGTTTTTGTTTTTCAACGTGAAGCCGGCGAAGATATTCATGGGAGATGTTGGTTCTCTTGCCCTCGGTGGATACATAGGGGCTTTGGGAATGTTGTACGGATACGAATTTTGGATGATGCTTCTTTTCTCTATTTTTGTTATAGAATTGGTATGTGATACTATTCAAATAATAAGTTTGAGATACTTCCATAGAAGAGTGTTTAGAATGGCTCCAATTCATCATCATTACGAAATGAAAGGGCAGAGCGAAAACCGCGTTACGCTGTCATTCTTGGCGGTAGAACTTGCGATAATGAGTGGAAGTGTGGGGATGCTATGCGTTTTTCGTTGA